TCAGGGGAATATCAGCCGAATGCACATAACTTTACCAAAGAAATGTTTGGTGAGAAAAATGTGTTCCGTGCCGGAACCATCGGTACGGTAGCTGAGAAGACAGCCTTCGGTTTTGCAAAAAAATACGAAGAATTGCACCAGAAACGTTGGCGTGGAGCTGAGGTCGGCCGTCTGGCGGCTGGCTGTACAGGCGTTAAACGTAGTACGGGGCAGCATCCCGGTGGTATAGTCGTTGTTCCAGACTATATGGAGGTAGAAGATATTACGCCAGTGCAATTCCCGGCGGATGATGTCAATGCCGAGTGGAAGACAACACACTTTGATTATCACGCTTTTGACGCCAATCTGCTGAAGCTTGATATTCTGGGTCATGATGATCCGACGATGATGCGGATGCTGCAGGATTTAACAGGTGTTGATCCAACCACTATACCGATGAATGATCCGAAAGTAATGAGCATGTTTAACTCTACTGATGCTCTTGGTGTAAGACCTGACGAGATCAGATCACCGGTTGCAACCTATGGAGTGCCCGAAATGGGCACCAAGTTCGTACGGCAAATGCTTATTGAATCGAAGCCGTCCAGCTTTGCTGACTTACTGCAAATATCAGGCTTGTCTCATGGTACTGGGGTTTGGCTTGGTAATGCGCAAGAGCTTATAAAGAATAACACCTGTAACATTAAGACCGTTATTGGTTGCCGGGATGATATCATGCTCTTCCTGATTTATAAAGCGGGAATGGATGCGGGCTTGGCCTTTAAGATTACCGAGAGTGTTCGTAAGGGTAAAGGGTTGTCTGCCGAATGGATCGAGGAAATGAAGAATTGCAAGGTTCCGCAATGGTATATTGATTCTTGTCTGAAGATTCAATACATGTTCCCGAAGGCGCATGCTGCTGCATACGTTATCTCTGCAGTACGTACCGCCTACTTCAAGCTGTATTATCCTATTGAATATTATGCGACCTATTTCTCTGTACGGGCAGCAGATTTTGACATTGAATTGTGCTGTAAGGGATATGAAGCCATCAACCGTCAGATCGTAGAAATTGAGCAAAAAGGATTCCAAGCTTTGCCTAAAGAAAAGGCGATGTTACCTGTCCTTGAGATGGCTTTGGAGATGACGGCACGTGGTTTCACATTCAAAAATATAGATCTTTACCGTTCCGGAGCGAATAAGTTTATTGTTGATGGGAAAAGTTTGATTCCACCGTTTTCTTCATTAGCTGGAATCGGTGAGAATGCTGCGATCAACATAGCTGCTGCGAAGGATGCTGGAGAGTTCCTTTCTATTGAGGATTTCCAGCAGAAATCAAAGGCGAGTAAGACAGTTATTGAATTGCTGACGGGCATGGGCTGCTTCCGCGGCTTACCGGAGAGCAATCAACTTTCCCTATTTTAAAGGCTTTAACAACACTTATTTCATGGTAAGCAGAAACGGCTTTGCCGTCCTTTTTGGGACGGTACCCGTTTCTGCGAAAAATACAAAACGTATAGGATGACGTGAAACTTATACTTTCTTGTATTTCTAGAAAAGAGCTCACCAAAGGGGGAGTCAAGGGCTAGCACTTGTCAGTCCAGACTCACTATGGTATAATTTCTTTGGTAATAATGAGATAAGTCCGTTGTGTAAAGAGTGGGGAAACCCACTCTTTATCTTTGGTATATAGCAAAAGACAAGTTCGTGGAGGTAATTTTCTTTTGAGCACACCCAAATCTAAAATTAAACAAACGGTAGAGCAGATGCTCGGGCCCTATCTCGACGACAATGGTTTCGAACTGGTGGACGTTGAATACGTGAAGGAAGGCTCCAATTGGTTTCTGCGTATATTCGTAGATAAAGAAGGCGGCATTGATATTGATGACTGCGGAAGCATTAGCGAATATTTCAGTCAGCAATTGGATGAGAATGATCCTATCCCTGAGGCTTATTTCCTTGAGGTATCCTCGCCGGGAGCAGAGCGTCCTCTCAAAAAAGCTGCGGATGTAGCGAAAGCGGTAGGTAAGGACGTGTATGTGACTGTTTATGAGCCGATTCAAGGGCTCAAAGAATTTGAAGGTCGTTTGCTCTCGTTCGAGAACGAGGAACTGCTCATCTCCGCGGGCAAAAAAGAACATGTAGTACCGTACGCCAAAGTCGCAAGCGCGAGATTGGCCATTATTTTTTAACGTCTTGAAAGGGGGGCCGGAAATTCATGAGTATGGAGTTTATTGAAGCAATGAATGAGCTGGAAAGGGAGAGAGGCATCAGTAAGGATGTGCTGTTTGAAGCCATCGAAGCGGCGCTGATCTCTAGTTATAAACGTAATTTCAATGCGGCACAGAACGTGCGTGTTGATATGAACCGCAACAACGGTGTCATTAAAGTGTTTGCCCGCAAGCTAATTGTTGATGAGGTCCTGGATACAAGGACTGAAATCTCATTACCGGCAGCCAGAGAAATTAACCCGCATTTCCAGCTTGAAGATATTGCTGAGCTTGAAGTGACACCACGTGATTTCGGGCGCATTGCTGCACAGACTGCAAAGCAGGTTGTAACTCAACGGATTCGCGAAGCAGAGCGTGGACTCATCTATAATGCTTTTATCGACAAAGAAGATGATATCGTTACAGGACTTGTTCAACGTCAAGATATGCGGAACATTTACATTGATCTTGGTAAAATCGAAGCGGTCTTGCCGCTTAGCGAATTGATGCCAGGTGAGAAGTTTAAGCAGAGCGAGCGTATCAAGGCTTATATCACTAAAGTTGAGAACACCACTAAAGGGCCGCAAATTATGCTGTCCCGCAGTCATCCCGGATTACTGAAGCGTCTGTTCGAGCTAGAAGTTCCGGAAATATTTGACGGTGTAGTTGAAATTCGTTCCGTGGCTCGTGAAGCTGGCTTCCGTTCGAAGATTGCTGTGTATTCCCGCAATCCGGAAGTGGATCCAGTTGGTTCTTGCGTAGGTCCAAGAGGAACACGCGTTCAGACCATCGTTACTGAGCTTCGTGGCGAGAAGATCGATATCGTCCGTTACTCAGATCTAGTGCAGGAGTATGTGGCTAATGCACTCAGCCCTTCCAAGGTTCTTGAAGTTCAAGTCTTTGAAGCGGAGAAAATGGCACGAGTAATCGTTCCTGACTATCAATTATCACTGGCTATCGGTATTAAAGGGCAAAATGCACGTCTTGCTGCTAAGCTTACCGGCTGGAAAATTGATATCAAGAGTGAAACTCAAGCGGAGCAGGAATACGGTAGACCAAAATCTTCAATTGATGAAATGCATCAGGATTCCGTCTCCATTGATTAATTAACCTGCTTGACGGGAGGCGTATGTTATGAAACAAAGAAAGGTGCCGCTGCGCAAATGCGTTGTTACCCAAGAGATGATGCCGAAGAAAGAGCTGATTCGAGTGGTTAGAACGCCCGAGGGCGAAGTGCTGATTGATCTGACAGGTAAGAAGTCAGGCCGTGGTGCTTACATATGCGGCAAGCTTGAATGCTTTAAGCTGGCACAGAAGAATAAAGCACTTGATCGCGCTTTGAAATGTCAAGTGAGTCCTGAAATCTATGCCCAGCTTGCCCGGGAGTTTACTTCTGTGGAAGAGCAGTTTCTAGCAGCAAAGGATAGTGAGAATAATGAGTAAGGCACTTTCTTATTTAGGGCTTGCCATGAGAGCAGGCAAGATAGTCACCGGCGATGAGGCTGTACTCAAAGCTGTACGGTCTTCAGAAGCGAAGCTGGTCGTTCTGGCAGGTGACGCTTCAGATAATACCCAAAAAAAGTTCCGTGATAAATGCGGAACCTACGATATTCCACTAGTAATCGCATTTCACCGAGACAGCCTCGGTGCAAGTATTGGTAAAGACCAGCGTGTAGTACTGGCCATTACGGATAAAGGATTCGCGGAAATGATCTCCAAGCAACTAGGAGATACTGTCGGAGGTGGATTTATTGACTAAAGAAGAGAACAAAGATAAATTGCGCGTGTACGAATACGCCAAGTCACTAAACATGAGTAGTAAAGAAATTATTACAATTCTGAAGCGTTTGAATGTCCCTGTGAATAATCATATGAGTGTCATGGAGAACGGTTCCGTGAACAAAGTAGAGCAATTCTTCAAGGATATCAAGTCGAACGCTGCAGCCAAACGGGATACCAGCTCCAGTAGCCGTCCGGTGACAACCGGTGCGGTAACTGCCGAACCCCAAAGTGCTCAGAATGCCAACAAAAATCAACAGGAAAAGCAGGTAGGTATGAACAGTAACCAAAACAACAACCAATCGACGACGTCCCCAAGGCCCCAAAGCGGACAAGATTCCCGCAGAACACAAACAGGTTCAACGCAGAACGCACGTCCGCAACAAAGCGGAGCTCCACGTACAAACAGTACTAGCGGAAGCCGTCCGCAAGGAAATAGCACAGGCGGCAATCGTCCACAAGGTAGCAATACCAGTGGTAGCCGTCCGCAAGGAAGTAACACTGGCAGCCGTCCACAAGGTAGTAATACTGGTGGCAGCCGTCCGCAAGGTAGCAACACAGGTGGCAGCCGTCCGCAAGGTAGCAATACCGGTGGCAGCCGTCCACAAGGAAGTAATACTGGCAGCCGTCCGCAAGGACAAAGCAGTGCACCTCGCACTGACAGCCGCCCACAAGGTCAATCTAGCACTGGCGGTGGTTTCACACGCGGTGACGACAGAGGTCCTAAGAAGAACACAACTGGTGGTAGACCAAATACGAACAATAGACGGTTTGATGATGGCAAAGGCGGTAACTACCGCGGTCGTGGTGGTAAGAATGGCCGCGGCAAGAATCAGCCAATGGTTCACCGTGAGAAGATCGATAACACACCTAAGAAGATTATCGTTCGTGGCAGCATGACCGTTGGTGAAACAGCGAAATTGCTTCACAAAGACGCTTCTGAAGTAATTAAGAAGCTGATCTCTATGGGGGTTATGGCAACCATCAACCAAGAGCTGGATATCGACACCATCCTGCTACTCGCTGCTGAATTCGGCGTAGAAGTAGAAGTGAAGATTCCTGTTGATGAGGATAGCTTTGAAACTGTGGAAGAGAATGATGCTGAAGAAGAACTTCAGTCACGTCCTCCTGTAGTTACAATCATGGGTCACGTTGACCACGGTAAAACTACTTTGCTGGATGCCATTCGTTCGACGAGTGTATCTCTAGGCGAAGCAGGCGGAATCACACAGCATATCGGTGCTTATCAAGTTGAAATCAACCAGAAGAAAATCACGTTCCTAGATACACCTGGTCACGAAGCGTTTACTGCTATGCGTGCTCGTGGTGCACAGGTAACAGATATGACTATTATCGTAGTTGCTGCTGATGACGGTGTTATGCCTCAGACCGTTGAAGCTATTGCACATGCTAAGGCTGCTGGACTTCCGATTATTGTCGCTGTTAATAAAATCGACAAGCCGGGTGCAGATCCTGACAAAGTGAAGCAAGAGCTTACAAGCTATGAACTCGTTCCTGAAGAGTGGGGCGGAGATACCATCTTCGTTAACCTTTCTGCGAAACAACGTATTAACTTGGAAGAACTGCTGGAAATGATCTTGCTCGTTGCTGAAGTAAATGAGTACAAAGCGAACCCTGACAAACGGGCACGCGGTACGGTTATAGAAGCTGAGCTTGATAAGAACCGTGGACCAGTTGCACGTGTTCTGGTACAGAACGGTACATTGAAAGTCGGCGATGCTTTTGTAGCAGGTAACTGCTTCGGACGTGTACGTGCGATGGTCAATGATAAAGGACGTAAGATTAAAGAAGCTGGTCCATCTACTCCAGTAGAAATTACTGGTTTGACTGAGGTACCACAAGCTGGCGATCCGTTTATGGCTTTCGAAGACGAGCGTAAAGCCCGTGCGATTGCTGATAGACGTTCTACATCCCAACGTCAATCCGAGCTGAATACAAACACCCGTGTAACATTGGATGATTTGTTCCAGCACATCAAAGATGGCGAGATCAAAGACCTTAACGTTATTATTAAAGCTGACGTACAAGGTTCAGTCGAGGCGCTTAAAGGTTCCTTGGCTAAGATCGAAGTGGAAGGCGTACGCGTGAAGATCATTCACAGCGGTGCCGGTGCCATTACGGAATCCGATATTACACTTGCAGCAGCATCCAACGCTATTGTTATTGGCTTTAACGTTCGTCCGGACGCTCAAACCAAGGCAGCTGCTGAACAAGAAAAAGTAGATGTTCGTCTTCATAACATCATCTACAATGTAATTGAGGAAATCGAAAGTGCAATGAAGGGTATGCTTGATCCTATCTATAAAGAGATCGTTATCGGTCACGCCGAAGTACGTAGCGTCTTCAAAATCAGTAAAGTGGGTACCATTGCAGGTTGTATGGTTATTGATGGTAAGATTACCCGTAATGCTGAAATGCGCTTGATCCGCAGCGGAATCGTTGTGTTTACAGGTAAAGTTGATACCTTGAAACGCTTTAAAGATGATGCCAAAGAAGTGGCGCAAGGTTATGAATGCGGCATAACTTTGGAACGCTATAATGACGTCCAAGAGGGCGACATTATCGAAGCGTTTCTTATGGAAACTGTAGAGCGCTAAGCGAAGAGGTGAATATAGATGTCTAAAATTAGAGCAGGACGAGTGGGCGAGCAGATCAAGAAAGAGCTTAGCCAACTAATCCAAAGTGGACTGAAAGACCCACGAATCGGTTTTGTAACTGTAACTGGCGTAGACGTGACTAACGATCTGTCGCAAGCGAAAGTATACCTAAGCGTGTTCGGGGATGAAGAACAGAAGTCAGGCTCCCTTAAAGCGATTGAGAAAGCAAATGGTTTTCTTCGCTCAGAGCTTGGCAAGGCGATTCGCCTCCGGCATACACCGGAACTGATCTTCAAAATCGATGAATCTGTCGCTTACGGCAGTCACATCGAGAAACTTCTCGGAGAGCTTCATAAGAACGATTAGAAATAGGTACTAAAAGTTGTTCAAAATAGCTTAATGCTAGTTTGAACAACTTTTATAAAGGAGACGGCGAATGCAGAGCTATGAACAAAGTCTCCAGCAGACCCGTGAGTTTCTGCTGGAACACGACGATTACCTTGTAGTGTCGCATGTTCAGCCGGACGGAGATGCAGTCAGCTCCACCCTAGTGGTGGGCTGGCTTCTCTCATGTCTGGGCAAAAAATACACTATGCTGAATGAAGGACCGATACCGAAGCGGATGGAATATTTATGGCATTCGGATGAAATCATCAATATGGCCTCTAGTGAGCCGCCCCGTCAATACAGCAATGTGATCTGTGTGGATTGTGCTGATTTTCAACGTGTAGGACTGACCCATCGCTATTTTGCGAACGATGCTCTCATCCTGAACATTGACCATCACCCAACAAACAATGGTTATGGACTTGTGAATCTAATCAAGCCGGATGCTGCTGCGACTGCGGAAATTTTGTTCGATCTGCTGAAGACGTTCGAGATTGAATGGGACATCGATATTGCCACAGCTATATACACAGGTCTTTTGACGGATACGGGTGGCTTTCGTTATACCAACACATCACCAAAAGTAATGGCAGCCGTATCTGAACTGCTATCCTATGGTGTTAACGGTCCTGAACTAGCTGAGACATTGCTTGAAGAAATGACATTGCCACAGGTCAAAATTTTAAATAAAGCGTTAAATACTCTTCAATTATCACCCGATGGGGATATTGCCTGGCTCTATGTTACACCGGAGGATATGATCGAATGTGCTGCTGCTAATGAAGATTTGGAAGGAATCGTGAACTACCCCCGCAATATTCGTGGTGTAGAAGTAGGGATTCTGTTCAAAGTCATTCATGAACATGCGGTTAAAGTTAGTTTGCGATCTGCTGGTAAGGTCGACGTGGCTGACCTAGCGCAAACATTTGGAGGCGGCGGTCATACCCGCGCTGCAGGTGCGCGTATAGAAGCTACACTCGAAGAGGCAATCGACCGGGTGCTTGAGGAGGTAAGACGTCATTTATGAGTGAATTAGAAGGTGTACTGGCGGTTTACAAGCCGGCAGGCTTC
This window of the Paenibacillus sp. FSL R10-2734 genome carries:
- the rimP gene encoding ribosome maturation factor RimP, whose translation is MSTPKSKIKQTVEQMLGPYLDDNGFELVDVEYVKEGSNWFLRIFVDKEGGIDIDDCGSISEYFSQQLDENDPIPEAYFLEVSSPGAERPLKKAADVAKAVGKDVYVTVYEPIQGLKEFEGRLLSFENEELLISAGKKEHVVPYAKVASARLAIIF
- the nusA gene encoding transcription termination factor NusA, whose protein sequence is MSMEFIEAMNELERERGISKDVLFEAIEAALISSYKRNFNAAQNVRVDMNRNNGVIKVFARKLIVDEVLDTRTEISLPAAREINPHFQLEDIAELEVTPRDFGRIAAQTAKQVVTQRIREAERGLIYNAFIDKEDDIVTGLVQRQDMRNIYIDLGKIEAVLPLSELMPGEKFKQSERIKAYITKVENTTKGPQIMLSRSHPGLLKRLFELEVPEIFDGVVEIRSVAREAGFRSKIAVYSRNPEVDPVGSCVGPRGTRVQTIVTELRGEKIDIVRYSDLVQEYVANALSPSKVLEVQVFEAEKMARVIVPDYQLSLAIGIKGQNARLAAKLTGWKIDIKSETQAEQEYGRPKSSIDEMHQDSVSID
- a CDS encoding YlxR family protein → MKQRKVPLRKCVVTQEMMPKKELIRVVRTPEGEVLIDLTGKKSGRGAYICGKLECFKLAQKNKALDRALKCQVSPEIYAQLAREFTSVEEQFLAAKDSENNE
- a CDS encoding YlxQ family RNA-binding protein → MSKALSYLGLAMRAGKIVTGDEAVLKAVRSSEAKLVVLAGDASDNTQKKFRDKCGTYDIPLVIAFHRDSLGASIGKDQRVVLAITDKGFAEMISKQLGDTVGGGFID
- the infB gene encoding translation initiation factor IF-2, producing the protein MTKEENKDKLRVYEYAKSLNMSSKEIITILKRLNVPVNNHMSVMENGSVNKVEQFFKDIKSNAAAKRDTSSSSRPVTTGAVTAEPQSAQNANKNQQEKQVGMNSNQNNNQSTTSPRPQSGQDSRRTQTGSTQNARPQQSGAPRTNSTSGSRPQGNSTGGNRPQGSNTSGSRPQGSNTGSRPQGSNTGGSRPQGSNTGGSRPQGSNTGGSRPQGSNTGSRPQGQSSAPRTDSRPQGQSSTGGGFTRGDDRGPKKNTTGGRPNTNNRRFDDGKGGNYRGRGGKNGRGKNQPMVHREKIDNTPKKIIVRGSMTVGETAKLLHKDASEVIKKLISMGVMATINQELDIDTILLLAAEFGVEVEVKIPVDEDSFETVEENDAEEELQSRPPVVTIMGHVDHGKTTLLDAIRSTSVSLGEAGGITQHIGAYQVEINQKKITFLDTPGHEAFTAMRARGAQVTDMTIIVVAADDGVMPQTVEAIAHAKAAGLPIIVAVNKIDKPGADPDKVKQELTSYELVPEEWGGDTIFVNLSAKQRINLEELLEMILLVAEVNEYKANPDKRARGTVIEAELDKNRGPVARVLVQNGTLKVGDAFVAGNCFGRVRAMVNDKGRKIKEAGPSTPVEITGLTEVPQAGDPFMAFEDERKARAIADRRSTSQRQSELNTNTRVTLDDLFQHIKDGEIKDLNVIIKADVQGSVEALKGSLAKIEVEGVRVKIIHSGAGAITESDITLAAASNAIVIGFNVRPDAQTKAAAEQEKVDVRLHNIIYNVIEEIESAMKGMLDPIYKEIVIGHAEVRSVFKISKVGTIAGCMVIDGKITRNAEMRLIRSGIVVFTGKVDTLKRFKDDAKEVAQGYECGITLERYNDVQEGDIIEAFLMETVER
- the rbfA gene encoding 30S ribosome-binding factor RbfA, with protein sequence MSKIRAGRVGEQIKKELSQLIQSGLKDPRIGFVTVTGVDVTNDLSQAKVYLSVFGDEEQKSGSLKAIEKANGFLRSELGKAIRLRHTPELIFKIDESVAYGSHIEKLLGELHKND
- a CDS encoding bifunctional oligoribonuclease/PAP phosphatase NrnA encodes the protein MQSYEQSLQQTREFLLEHDDYLVVSHVQPDGDAVSSTLVVGWLLSCLGKKYTMLNEGPIPKRMEYLWHSDEIINMASSEPPRQYSNVICVDCADFQRVGLTHRYFANDALILNIDHHPTNNGYGLVNLIKPDAAATAEILFDLLKTFEIEWDIDIATAIYTGLLTDTGGFRYTNTSPKVMAAVSELLSYGVNGPELAETLLEEMTLPQVKILNKALNTLQLSPDGDIAWLYVTPEDMIECAAANEDLEGIVNYPRNIRGVEVGILFKVIHEHAVKVSLRSAGKVDVADLAQTFGGGGHTRAAGARIEATLEEAIDRVLEEVRRHL